Part of the Nicotiana tabacum cultivar K326 chromosome 20, ASM71507v2, whole genome shotgun sequence genome, AtgctatgttataatatatgttctttataacagcACTTCGCTATAACAACCAAAAAAATCTGGAACAGATGAGGTTGTTATAGAGATGTTTGACTGTAATTAAGGAGACAAGCAAGCAACAGCCGATCAAGAGAACATCCCTGGAGAAGAGAGAACTTGAAATCACAGTCATGATTAGTTTGTCATTTCCTGAATTAGCCTAACTTAAAAATCAATGTTAAGCTGATCACTTTCACGTGAATTTAGACAATCTGTTCTCTTCTCTAAAGATACCATGAATACCAACAAGGTGTACAAGCGCAGGGAAAATTCAAATTAATCAGTTAACTACATATTTGACCTTGACAAAGCCAGCCAGACACAAACAGTGTTCTAGATACCGTGCAGAGTCACAGATACAATAAAATGAGAAGTGCAATAAGCCTATTGGAGCTTATATTTTCAAGGAACTAAAGTAAGAAAAATCTGAGCATTCATCATCAAGCAACGCTTATAAGCTGGAAAGGAGTCCGCATACTTTTATAGAGTTCATGTCAAAGATAGACATTAACTCTAAACATCTTGTCACAGGGAATGGCAACAAAACAGAAACTAACAACAGCTGGAAATATTGGATACTGTTTAAAAAAGAAGTAACATGGGCAAGAGGCCAACCTTCCACCAGAATAGTTGCTTCTGAAAAAGCCTTAGATACTCAAAATCCAATTAGTTGTAACAGACTGGTAACTTACACATCTTAAGTGACTCTCGTGTTGCTATGTGATAATAGACAATCTTCTGCAGCTCCAGTTATGCAACCATGTTGCAAATTTCAGAAGATAAACTATTGAGTACACACTTCAGTATGGTACCTCAAGTACTTGTTAGAAGTTTCTCACCTGCAAAGACTTCACTTGCAGGCAAATGTACCGGACATGCCTATTACATCACTCTAATGCATGCTAATGTCTTCATATCCTGAAATTAAATGAAGGGAATGAAGACAGAACAACAACTAACAAGAGAATGGAAATTTTGGAACTGCTAGGAAACAAATAAAGGTCCCGCTTGGAAGGAAAACCAGGTGAAAGAAGTCCTGGCCAACAACTTTTCACATTGTTTTCATTCCAAACGCCACCTGAATATCTGGAGATAACCACCCCTTTTCCGAGGCTAATAGTTTATAAGACAGCCTCAGAAACTTAAATATCCAATAATTCGAAACTGGTAATTTGTACTCTGAGATAGACAACAATTCTGTATTATGTTCATATACTGAGACAGAAATTGGAAAATATCAACTAATTAAGATATCCAAGCCAAAacaattatatgtatatatatccaATAATTCGAAACGGGTAAGATGTACTCTGAGATAGACAACAATTCTGTATTATGTTCATATTCTGAGACAGAAGTTGGAAAATATCAACTAATTAAGATATCCAAGCCAAATGGCAATTTTTTTgggtggggggtggggtggggggtggAGGGGACACATGCACTAACAGTTGTCCGGTAACCAAAGTGTCAAGAAGGTCGCGACTTAGCAGTGCTAAGAAACAAAACTTAACAAAGAGTACTTGAGGATAAGAGTTTACTGTAGTGTAGAGGTATGACAGGGAGGAGAGAGACCTGTGCTGAACAAATTATAATTTCCAGCGACCAAAGTGCCAAAATGATCATGAATGCACATAAAGAGTGATAGAGCTAACATATAAAGCAACAGGATCTATACAGGTAAGTTAAAATTCATTTCCAGGACAAACTCAACCAATGTAATATACGGACTGAAATGGGACCAAACCAGGAAGAGGGGCAAGAAAGATAGAAATAGAAAATGAGATCGACTCCCAGTGTTCAAACTCCTTCATAAAACTTTAAATTGCAGGGTTCATAATACTACAAAATATACTTGCCTAAGAAAAGTATTTATTGTTCAAGCTGTACAATCTTTAACCAATATGTAAATTACTCCCATCCTAGCTCATGAACTGCCTATGCTAATAATCACATACATTGATGGCAATGGATTTTGAAAATAGCCTCTCCAAACAAGGAGAAAAGCCAGCCTGATAAGCACGAAACGGTGTCGTCTATTTTCTCCATTAGTTAAAAATATAAGCAGGAAATTGCTGAAGGCACATTAAGGGTATGTCATGGCACCCAGAAAAGTTACCAACCAAACTTTGGTGCCTCAAGAAACAGTACGCCCATAACAGACAGATGCAAGGTAAAGATTTTTTGCCCATTTCTCCTGCAGCGAGCAAAATCAATGGTTAACTCTGTAACCAGGAGGCCAAAAAACGAGAGAATGACAAAAGGAGTGGAACGTGTCAAGAAAAGCATAATTGATTAAATAAACAACCTTGACATGAGTGCTAGGAAAAGCAGAAGTACGAAGTGTCTCTTGTGTTTCATCTGCAGGTTTCCTTCTTGGAACACTTAGAACAAGAGCAGCTTGATCCCATGTGGCTGCAGTCGATGTGATCCTATAACCAGCATCCCATCTCCTATGGATCCCTTCACTAGGATAAAGAAAATCTAATTCCACGACCTGCAAATTATATAAAGCATAAATATACCCAACtccaaatttgaagaaaatagcaagTGAccctataaataaaaaataaaaataaaatccatTATAAAAACCTGATCAGAGAACCCAGCTCCACGAGACATAACAATTGCCCATCTACTTCCTGCAGTTGCCATGGCAGTGACATAAAACCCCTCTTTCCATTTTTTGTTTATCCACTTGAATGGAAAAGACTCACTGACTTTGTATGATTGCTGCAGATACTGGGTACCTGACATATTACCAACAAAACTAGGTTTAGTCTGCTCTAATTCACAGATTATGGTGCAAAACATGTATAGCATGTTATCAGAGATACACTAACCCTTTGACATGATAACTAACGAGCTCCCATTATTAGCTCCTGCTATGGCACTAATATAATAATTCTTCTCCCATTGCTCCATAATCCATTCCTATGTTTAAACATAAACAGAGGGAATTAGCTAAAGCCTGAAGGAGTAAACTGAATTATGCATAAGTTTACTATAGGTATAGCACATTAGACATGCAAAAACGCAACATAATTTAATTTGAACATGCTTCAAGATTAACCACTCTTTGGGACATGAGAGACCTTGTGAAGAAAAAGAGGTGACAGTTCATAGACTTGGGCACTGAACCCAGTCCCCGCATCCATGATTAGGGCCCACAAGTTCGAACAAGATGCCACACTGCTGATAAATAGTCCGTCCTCATTTCCTTTCTCAATGTGCTGAGCTAACCTCATATCAGCAACGTTATAGTGATACCTGCAAGCCCAAACAGTGCCACTGCATTGTTCACAAGCTCAAATCAAAGATATTTCGGCCAAACTGTATATACCTTTGCTTCATTGGGCGACGAGCATTGTAAACACTGATCCATTGTGTCGCAGGCATTCCCATGCGAACCTTCTTCTTTGGctgttcatcatcatcttcttccaaTGTCAATCTTCCTCTTTTCTGCCCAACTTGGTATATAAGctttagaaaatgaaaaacacGTTAGCAAAATTCTACTTCTGCTGCTGATTCTTCAACATATAGAGAAGCTTGCAATAAAGATATATGCAAAAAATACCTACCTTCTGTGCACCATCAGTGTTGATTGGCCTGATGTCCGGATTTGGACCTACTACTCCATCAAATAAGGAGATATATTTAGCATAGTTAGGCTCCTCGTCAAACTTCAAGTTCACAACATATTCCACAAACTGTCTAAAAGGAGCAGGGCAGAAGCAGCAAAGAGTTTCTGGAGAAGTTGCCATCTTTTTCTTACAGACAAGGAAACCTTTGTTCTCACCCTACACAAAAAAAAATGGTGTCATCGCAAGGAGATATTTACAAGTAAAATGCCGCTATTAAGTTGAGAAAAATGAAAACCTGGTATCCCTGCCAAGGCAGCCGGCCTCGGAGAAGAAAGACGAGAGTGTAAGCCAGCGACTCTAAATCATCCCTCCGGCTTCCAGTCCTTCCAAGGTGAGCATGCACACTAGCATACCTTACAGTTCCTCTGAGGCAATGGTTCTCTTGATCGTCAGTGGCCACGGACACAAAACAAATGTACCCAAACATATAGAAGTACTGAATATTGTACCTAAAAACATCAGGCCGTTGATCATATTCCACATGTAAGCCAGTAGAAGTATCACGCCACCTTGTTGCTGGAGCATTCAAACAGGTAGATCAGCATGACCATATTATGCAGAATAGAGCATGATGAAGATTCCAAATCGAAAGACAAAATTCTTCTTTCTAATTTTAATTTACTCACCTAACCCAAGGTCAACAAGAAACAATTTTTTCTCATCAGGAGTTCCAGGTGTTCCAAGAAGAAAGTTTTCAGGCTTTACATCTCCATGCACATACCTTCAAAACAATATCAGTGAGACAAACCAATCAGGTCAATAAACACTGTTTACCTGTTGTGCctcttgtttttttgtttttcttttcgaGGAGGTCAGAATAGACCGTGTAAGCCATAATGCCCAGAATTTGTAATCTATCGAAAGATAGAAAACAGCTTCCTATATGTAGTATGCAAGAAACTATTGACCTAAGCATGATGTACTTACCCTCTGGAGTGCAATTTCTCGAGTATGGAAATTGCTTCAATGGCAATGCATGCTACCATTTCAATAGACATCCTAAatcaaaaacaaaaccaaaaaggCTGGCGTTGAGGTCCAAGGAACAGCAATATGTTTAAAGATAAGAATGTTCTATAAtactataaataataaataaagaaatagatcTTACGCATGGGAATTATTGTTCCAAACATCCCACAAACTAGGACCAAGCATATCCATAACCTGCAATTTGATTACAGGAATTCAGCAGTTCAAATGGAGATAGGAATCAACTGCAACTTGAAACGAatgataaaataatcccattACACTGCAGATGACATACCATAATATAGTAATCACCTTGACGTCCCTTGTAATGTACACGTGGTATACCATGACTACCACCAAGGGCACTAGAAGCAACAGCAAAGGGCATCAACTCTTAGAAAATCTTTTGTTACCAGATATCAATAATATAAGAAGACAAACAGAAGGAACATGTGTTAAATGACCACATACTTGTAGACCTGCCACTCATAAGGTGGTCCATAGTTACAACCTTTGCTGCTTCTGTGCTCGAATTTCAAGGCAACCTAGAACCAGAAATGATAATATCATCATATGCATAATTAAGAGAATCATCTTCAGCATACAACAAATAAAACAGTAAATAATAGGAAAAAGTAATGTTGTACCTCGAAAGCTCCTGGGCCAGTTCTTTCATGTGGATTTGGTGGGTTTGCACGACGACCCACATACACTTGACCAAATCCTCCTTTACCAAGTTTCCTATCAATCCTATAGGCTGGTGATCCACCAACCTGGACCTATTGCATGCAAAAGGAAACAATGTAATACAACAATCAAATCAAATGTTTCAATGTAAAACCAGGGAAGTGAACAGCTGGAAGAAAAACAGTATAATAACTCCAGCAACCACAAACAAATATATCAGAACCAAAGTTAGTGACTAATAACTAATAGAATAGAAAAAATATGTGTCTATTTGTGTGTgtgatgtcacaacccaaactagGGGCCATTCCCTGCACTCAGTAGGCTAGACCCTACCAAAGCATCTCGACCCAGCCCATACTCAGCCTATCCTTCAATTACCCCAAACAAAACTTTCAAAACAACAAATTCTCACTGAGAAAACTGATGATGAAATTCAAAGGAGGCAGAACAAACACAAGGTACAAACCAGTAATCTAAGTAAGTGCAGTCCCAAATACACCCTAAAAGACTATCTTTCCACAGAAACACAATATTACTGCAAAACTTCCTGCACCAATTGCAGATAGAAGTTCAATGCACTGATGGTGCAAAAAATAATGAGACAATCAAGTCACTTTTAGATAATTACAGGTAAATCACTTAACTAGCATTAATTCATAATCTAGTAAAAAAGATAACCAACCTAATTTCACAAGTTAAAATTCACTATCTTTACATTGtcagtatatataacttaaaatcCTTTTTAAAAAGCTATAAACTAGAACTCGGACCTAGAAATCTGCAACCTCGTGACTTGCAGAGTACAAACTGAAAATTACAAGGTCAATTTAATGGATATCTACAGGTAAGCCACCTTAAAATGTGGGATTTGCAATCATTAATACAAGACAGGTCTGCTAAAATAGGTAAAGGTGACTTAATAGCGTAACACTTACTTATACTGATACTGCATATAACTTAAACTATTCCCTCAGTTTCagtttatatgaacctatttcctttttggtacgttccaaaaagaatgacctctttctaaatttggaaataatttagcttaaacttacaattctacccttaatgagaagctctTATAACCACACAAATTCTCTGGGGCCCTTTTTGAggttgtttaggaccacaaattccaaaagtattcatttttttcttaaacttcgtgcccagtcaaacaggttcacataaattggatcttcttttttttaaagctATAAACTAGAATTCGGACCCAATCTGCAATCTCGTGACATGCAGAGTACAAACTTAAAATTACACCCAAAAATACACAATACAATTATCTAACTTAAGAGACAAATTTGTTAACGAAAACAGagcataaataaaataaaatacccTTTCAGGCAATGGAGCAGTGCTCCCTTCATCCTCAGCAGCCAAATTCTTATCGCCGCCGCTTTGGCCGCCTCCACTATCATACTCATCCATCTGTTTTTCTCCTacttcttcttcctccttctcTACTTCCTTCGTCTCCTTATCCTCTTCACCGCCAGACGCTGTTTCCTTTACAGCATTCTCATCATCTACTGGTAAAATTACCTCTTTAACCTCCtcgttatttgtatttttgttcgtCCTTCCTCCTCCTACTCTATTTCCTGGCGCTCGCCTCTGTCTCGTAGTCCGTGCGACAGTCGCTCGCCTTGTAACtctcttgttgttgttgttaggttCTGGTTCGATCGGTCGACGGCCTCTGCGCACTCCACTACGCAGTTGAGGCATATCGATCATCCATCAACTTGACAAAACCCTAAATCGACCTTCATCAATCAGGCTGCCTTCGAACTTCTAGAATCTTCCACTACCTCACACCACCACCAACGGATCTTCGATGTATAATCGGAATTACAGAAATTGAAGCTTTAGGAGATCTGTGGAGAGAGATGATGAAAACAATGGCTCCAAAACAACGTGCTTTGCCTCAAGAGAGACGACGAAAGTGATGAACAAAGAGAAGATGAACAAAGAGAAGGCAAATTCTGGTGGTTCTCTTTGATTTTTGTAAATTTATTACTcttataattttattttgtttccctttttaattACTCTTTTAATTTTATTACTCCAATTGGCCATAAGTTTTCTccactttttccaaaaaaaacaaattgaaaataTTGTTTGGTTATAAGGATGatttttttaagtttcaaaaagtaatttaacttcttttcaagtaaaatacatgtctaaatataattttaatttttttaaaattgttatttttatcttatCTTCAAAGAAATTTCAAGCCAAATCTATATTCAAACTCTAACTTAGAAGGTATTTGGCTAAACTTATAAGTTGGTcaagcttataagcactttttggcttatctatgcatttggtaaagttaaaagtgTTTATAAGCTAAAAATAAGCTAAAAGTCATAAGCTAGTCACCCCGGCTTATGAAtgtttagcttataagcactttaagtttgaccaagatttttactattttatccctaaaatattatttttcaaaataaaactccTACACCGATACTCACTGCCTCACTTATTTTTTCAACCCTCCCCCTTTCAACTCTACGATTCTTATTGACTATTTGAGGTAAACAAATTCTCAATTCCTTTGCATAGTTGTATCTATGTGATTGTATATTAATCTTTGATCTGTATGTAATAAACGAGAACATATCAAATTTTTGATGTATTGCTTTTTAAGTGTTGTGGTGACGAAGATAGTgtttttctttaaatattttatcttatttaggtttattttttactgagaaaattttgtcaatttattaattattagaaCTTATGATTACATGCTtatcataaaaaaaattatatttatcataaaaattatcttatctaaacaaagttgtatttaaaataaaatgacaaaaaagatattttgtatttgaatcgatCTCTAATCTAAAATTATGAATAAATTATGCCCTTATAAGTGTAAACAGTTCTAAGGTTATTCAAGTCGTTTTAACATAAAAATAGCttattagtatttttttatcaaatactgcAACACCTTATCAtcaatttcaacacttatatCCAAatacgtaactgcttatttattaaatcagtttcagcacttaaaagtgaTTTTCAACACCTAataatgcttatcagctacttcaaatcaACTACTCCAAACGGGCTCTTGGTAGCTCAGTTAGTTGGCTACCTTAACTATAAGGTAATTTTCTCCTTGTAATCCCCTCTCTCATTTCCCTCCCCTaaccttatttttttttaaaaaagcacAATATATAGTTTGAATTAGcatatattataattatttttaaaatttatgataaaaattatataatatttatgtGCTTATAAGGTTTTAAAATTATGGTTTTAATATGTGATAACATTTATATAGTTATAAAATCTTTTCATCAaagataaaaaatacaaaattagctattttcatttttaaaaatatatcattctttttgtaatatactaaaaagaaaaatatactcCACAACTAAAAAGGAAGAAGTAATTATTTTGTGCACTCAAAGAGGTTTTATTATGCGGACCCGTTGAGTTCTCATTAACCTCTACTAGTAGTCGTACCCGTGCGATGCGCgatcaatattaaaaaatattaattaaattaaattatgatcGGACATGTTTGAACAAATTAGATcgtattaatttaataaatttcaattgtCATCTTATTTGTCAATGTGATATAGCCAATAATAAAATCgctattaaattaaagggacttatataatcattaaataacttttttgttctatatttttctttattctattatccaatatttagtaaTTTTTACATTGTTATTAGAAGTTTTTATgagcatattactttatttaatatttttgtttgctcgctttctttttgtaatataagagaggatatatatatttattaatctttaaatattttttattttaaatttattctGTTATtgtcaataatattatctgaattttaatgatAATATCTCTATAAATTAAAGGAACTTATATATTCATAGAAAAACTTTTTTGTTATGTATATTATCCCATATTTAATATAATTGCATTGttaatataaatttttattagcatattactgaatttaatatttttgtctactacttttttttgtaatataataaaagatatatattttactattcttgaaatatttttttattttaaattttatcctattgttctcaataatattatctgaattttaatgaataaaatctctattaaattaaagagagTTGTATAGTCAATGAATAacatttttgttttatatttttctttattatattatccaatatttagtattattgcaCTGTTAATAAAAACTTTTAGTAgtatattactttatttaaattttttatgctactt contains:
- the LOC107779829 gene encoding casein kinase 1-like protein HD16, which translates into the protein MIDMPQLRSGVRRGRRPIEPEPNNNNKRVTRRATVARTTRQRRAPGNRVGGGRTNKNTNNEEVKEVILPVDDENAVKETASGGEEDKETKEVEKEEEEVGEKQMDEYDSGGGQSGGDKNLAAEDEGSTAPLPERVQVGGSPAYRIDRKLGKGGFGQVYVGRRANPPNPHERTGPGAFEVALKFEHRSSKGCNYGPPYEWQVYNALGGSHGIPRVHYKGRQGDYYIMVMDMLGPSLWDVWNNNSHAMSIEMVACIAIEAISILEKLHSRGYVHGDVKPENFLLGTPGTPDEKKLFLVDLGLATRWRDTSTGLHVEYDQRPDVFRGTVRYASVHAHLGRTGSRRDDLESLAYTLVFLLRGRLPWQGYQGENKGFLVCKKKMATSPETLCCFCPAPFRQFVEYVVNLKFDEEPNYAKYISLFDGVVGPNPDIRPINTDGAQKLIYQVGQKRGRLTLEEDDDEQPKKKVRMGMPATQWISVYNARRPMKQRYHYNVADMRLAQHIEKGNEDGLFISSVASCSNLWALIMDAGTGFSAQVYELSPLFLHKEWIMEQWEKNYYISAIAGANNGSSLVIMSKGTQYLQQSYKVSESFPFKWINKKWKEGFYVTAMATAGSRWAIVMSRGAGFSDQVVELDFLYPSEGIHRRWDAGYRITSTAATWDQAALVLSVPRRKPADETQETLRTSAFPSTHVKEKWAKNLYLASVCYGRTVS